The Panicum virgatum strain AP13 chromosome 3N, P.virgatum_v5, whole genome shotgun sequence genome includes the window GGACTTGATCTCGagggcctcctcctgctcggtGTACCGCCGCTCGCTCAtcttctccggcggcggcgaggcggactGTTTTTTTTCTCCCGGATGGATTAACTGGTGTGGTGCCTCTCAAGCTGACTGACTGACTGGTGACAGCCTCATCAGTTACCTGTTCTTTTTTCCATCCGATGGCTGACGGACCGTGTCGACTTAGGCTGGTTCCAACAGCGGGTCTGCAGCCTCAGCCCACAGCCACAGCCAcgtcagcgccacgtcagctcTCGCCAGCCCACTCGATCCCAGCGCTCCATCAGTCAGCCTGCAGCCTCAGCCCACAGCCACATCAGCGCCACGTCAGTTTCTCCATTCCAGACTTAACCATTTCAGAACGCGTTGCTCTATGATTTAAATTGACACAACAAAACTActttattaaatttaaaaatttagaaattacataaaaattcgaaataaaaattacacaacaatttaaaataaagaaaattacataaaaatataaaaattacataaatctactcgtcgtcgtcgttgagGTGAAGCTGTTGTTGCAGACGTTTTAACGCTCGGTCATGAACCTTCTTCTGAGCATCCGTCATACCGTCCGTCGAGCGTGAACTGAGTATGTTCCACTGCTTCCACAGTTTTGCTTGAGCGTACTCGTGGGTGATCTTGCAAAGATCTTCCAACTTTTCGCCCATCTCTGCGGAATCAGTAGAAGTATGGCTGCTTGAGCCTACCTTCCCCTTACCCTTCCGCGCAGCCGCCTTCGATCTATCACGACCCGGGGGACGGTTCACCTCCTCGTCGGTCTCCCGAGAGCCGGAGCTATACTCACCGGAAGCTCCGAGACGTGATCTCTTCGACACGTCTATATTCGGCCCACCACCATGCTTCACTGACCATTTCGGCTGGTGACGGACAGCTTCCCACCAATGAAAAAGCTTAAACTCATGGCCAGCCCTTCGTGCATACCTTGCTTTGGCTTCGTCCATCACCATGTCGTCGTCGGCTCCACTTTGCCGCTTCGACACTTCTTGGTTGTATATTGCATTGAACAAGGAGACCCGTGCATTGTACATGGACCAATGATCCTTCAGTTGCTTGGCGGTGCGGTGTCGGAGTGGGTCGGTGGTGGCGTTGTAGGTGTCGCTTATTTGGCCCCAAAAGGTTGGGCCGCTCTTGCTGTTTCCGTCCACGCAATCGACCGAGTGCATCAACCAAGCATTAACCTATACAAAACTAACTTAGTAAAACTATACTTCAACTGACATTAGCGAACACGAGAAACGAATGAGGACGTACCAGTTTCTCCTCGTCTGCGGGCGTCCACTCATTCCTCTTTTTGGGAATGGCTGGACGACATGGTGCGGTCGTACCCCCGCCTTCATTCTCCGAGCCAGCGGAGGCAGCACCTCCAGCATGACCGTGAGGAGCAGATGTCGTGAATGTGGGAGGCGGAGGGTAGGGGTATGGAGGGTAGGGATATGGCGGAGGAGCATCGGTCATGGGAGCAGGATATGGATACGGTGGGGGAGCGACTCTGGAAGTGGCGGGAGCTGGAGGATACGGGTACGGTGGGTAGGGATACGATGGGTACGGATACGGTGGAGGAGCACCTATGAAAGCGCCGGGAGCTGGAGGAAACAGCGCTCGGGGTTGCGAGGGTGGAGCAGTCTCCGAGCGGCGATGGAGCGGCGAGTAGTCGAACTCCTCCTCGGAAGCATTGGTACCCGGCGTATTGTTAGTCGAACGCTCGGGGTCGGCGTTGAGCAGGTCGAAGTATGACTGCATATTTGGACTCCAGTTTGCCATGGTGGAAGAATTTGAGAGAGGAAGTGGGTGAAATGGGGAGTGAGAGGTGTGGAATGAGCTCCAACCAGCCCTCTCTATTTATAGATGAGTTGGGGacgaaatttgtgattttttggaatttttttcgaattttttggaGTCCAAACGGTCAAAAACGGCTAATTGCAACGGCTagctgacgtggcgctgacgTGGCAGCCGTTGTCCAATCACAGAGTGCCGCG containing:
- the LOC120664962 gene encoding uncharacterized protein LOC120664962, whose product is MANWSPNMQSYFDLLNADPERSTNNTPGTNASEEEFDYSPLHRRSETAPPSQPRALFPPAPGAFIGAPPPYPYPSYPYPPYPYPPAPATSRVAPPPYPYPAPMTDAPPPYPYPPYPYPPPPTFTTSAPHGHAGGAASAGSENEGGGTTAPCRPAIPKKRNEWTPADEEKLVNAWLMHSVDCVDGNSKSGPTFWGQISDTYNATTDPLRHRTAKQLKDHWSMYNARVSLFNAIYNQEVSKRQSGADDDMVMDEAKARYARRAGHEFKLFHWWEAVRHQPKWSVKHGGGPNIDVSKRSRLGASGEYSSGSRETDEEVNRPPGRDRSKAAARKGKGKVGSSSHTSTDSAEMGEKLEDLCKITHEYAQAKLWKQWNILSSRSTDGMTDAQKKVHDRALKRLQQQLHLNDDDE